In Streptomyces hawaiiensis, one genomic interval encodes:
- a CDS encoding ATP-dependent Clp protease proteolytic subunit gives MPSAAGEPSIGGGLGDQVYNRLLNERIIFLGQPVDDDIANKITAQLLLLASDPEKDIYLYINSPGGSITAGMAIYDTMQYIKNDVVTIAMGLAASMGQFLLSAGTPGKRFALPNAEILIHQPSAGLAGSASDIKIHAERLLHTKKRMAELTSQHTGQTIEQITRDSDRDRWFDAFEAKEYGLIDDVMTTAAGMPGGGGTGA, from the coding sequence ATGCCCTCAGCCGCCGGCGAGCCTTCCATCGGTGGTGGCCTCGGTGACCAGGTCTACAACCGGCTGCTCAACGAGCGGATCATCTTCCTCGGCCAGCCGGTCGACGACGACATCGCGAACAAGATCACCGCACAGTTGCTGCTCCTTGCCTCCGACCCGGAGAAGGACATCTACCTGTACATCAACAGCCCCGGCGGTTCGATCACGGCGGGCATGGCGATCTACGACACCATGCAGTACATCAAGAACGACGTGGTGACCATCGCCATGGGCCTGGCAGCCTCGATGGGCCAGTTCCTGCTCAGCGCGGGCACCCCCGGCAAGCGCTTCGCGCTGCCGAACGCCGAGATTCTGATCCATCAGCCCTCCGCCGGCCTCGCCGGCTCGGCCTCGGACATCAAGATCCACGCCGAGCGGCTGCTGCACACCAAGAAGCGCATGGCCGAGCTGACCTCCCAGCACACCGGCCAGACGATCGAGCAGATCACCCGCGACTCGGACCGCGACCGCTGGTTCGACGCCTTCGAGGCCAAGGAGTACGGCCTCATCGACGACGTGATGACGACGGCCGCCGGTATGCCGGGCGGCGGCGGCACCGGGGCCTGA
- the tig gene encoding trigger factor — protein sequence MKSAVETLNPTRVRLTVEVPFEELKDSLDAAYKKINQQVTVKGFRKGKVPARVIDQRFGRGAVLEEAVNDALPKFYTDAVNEAELSVLGQPEVDITELKDGETLNFTAEVDIRPTIEIPDFSGIEVEVDAVEVTDEDVDKAVEELRERFASTAPVERAAEDGDVLTIDLRAKVDGEVLEDGVADGVSYTIGSGELLDGIDDAVKGLEAGGETTFTSELKGGSAAGKEAEVTVKVTQVAKRELPELDDEFAQLASEFDTMEELRADSRKRLENMKQYDQATQAQERVLEKLLELVEVPVPEKLLEDEINTRKHNLEHHQLGQMGLDLPRYLEIQGKSEEEFDAETKEAAVKGIKTQFVLDELVKQEKLNVNQEELTEHLMRRAASSGMSPDQFAQAVVEGGQVPLLVGEVARGKALAVVVEKATVKDTNGEIVDLDDEDEETTEASAEETPAESAEEKTEG from the coding sequence GTGAAGAGCGCCGTGGAGACCCTGAACCCGACTCGGGTTCGGCTCACTGTCGAGGTGCCCTTCGAGGAGCTCAAGGACAGCCTCGACGCGGCGTACAAGAAGATCAACCAGCAGGTCACGGTGAAGGGCTTCCGCAAGGGCAAGGTCCCGGCCCGGGTCATCGACCAGCGGTTCGGCCGCGGTGCGGTTCTGGAGGAGGCGGTCAACGACGCGCTTCCGAAGTTCTACACCGACGCGGTCAACGAGGCCGAGCTCAGCGTGCTGGGCCAGCCCGAGGTCGACATCACCGAGCTGAAGGACGGCGAGACGCTGAACTTCACCGCCGAGGTCGACATCCGCCCGACGATCGAGATCCCGGACTTCTCCGGCATCGAGGTCGAGGTCGACGCGGTCGAGGTCACCGACGAGGACGTCGACAAGGCCGTCGAGGAGCTGCGCGAGCGCTTCGCCTCCACGGCCCCGGTCGAGCGTGCCGCCGAGGACGGCGACGTCCTGACGATCGACCTGCGCGCCAAGGTCGACGGCGAGGTCCTCGAGGACGGAGTCGCCGACGGCGTTTCCTACACCATCGGCTCCGGCGAGCTGCTGGACGGCATCGACGACGCCGTGAAGGGCCTGGAGGCCGGTGGCGAGACCACCTTCACCTCCGAGCTCAAGGGCGGCTCCGCCGCCGGCAAGGAGGCCGAGGTCACCGTCAAGGTCACCCAGGTCGCCAAGCGTGAACTGCCCGAGCTGGACGACGAGTTCGCGCAGCTCGCCTCCGAGTTCGACACCATGGAGGAGCTGCGCGCGGACAGCCGCAAGCGCCTCGAGAACATGAAGCAGTACGACCAGGCCACGCAGGCCCAGGAGCGCGTCCTGGAGAAGCTGCTCGAGCTGGTCGAGGTCCCGGTCCCCGAGAAGCTGCTCGAGGACGAGATCAACACCCGCAAGCACAACCTCGAGCACCACCAGCTCGGCCAGATGGGCCTCGACCTCCCGAGGTACCTGGAGATCCAGGGCAAGAGCGAGGAGGAGTTCGACGCCGAGACCAAGGAAGCCGCGGTCAAGGGCATCAAGACCCAGTTCGTGCTCGACGAGCTCGTCAAGCAGGAGAAGCTGAACGTCAACCAGGAGGAGCTCACCGAGCACCTCATGCGGCGTGCGGCCTCCTCCGGCATGTCCCCCGACCAGTTCGCCCAGGCGGTCGTCGAGGGCGGCCAGGTTCCGCTCCTGGTCGGCGAGGTCGCCCGCGGCAAGGCCCTGGCCGTCGTGGTCGAGAAGGCCACGGTCAAGGACACCAACGGCGAGATCGTCGACCTCGACGACGAGGACGAGGAGACCACCGAGGCCTCCGCCGAGGAGACCCCGGCCGAGTCCGCCGAGGAGAAGACCGAGGGCTGA
- a CDS encoding serine/threonine-protein kinase: MALRDSDPAEVGGYRIEDRLGSGGMGVVYLARSASGRRLAVKVVHSQYADDDEFRARFRREVAAARQVSGAFTAPVVDADADATHPWMATLYIPGADLGTHVREHGPLPLPRLRGLAAGLAEALRDIHRAGVVHRDLKPANVMLAEDGPRVIDFGISRAAEFAASDVLTQTGRVMGTPPFMSPEQFAAPQDVGPAADMFSLGSVLTYAATCRGPFDSPSPYETALRVVEGEPDLTGVPDELLPFIRLCLEKHRKDRPAADELFTLLREGGTPGPLLVPGTGAPRPVRLWPGAPPTEPAGAAWPDAARSERDETSHRLPEEADAERDESRHPRPGRIPTQQHQPPPDPAGAPAPGAERTRGRRRHGLLLVTAAVAVALAAIVTTTVTLIRDNDRPPSSTAKAADLPEGWKPWVATVKSPEGDKGGLGGTDTSLKGCSVVDTSLVCAGSDLMATRFGLTDGRNTWSRAVDPTPGGAFGDEGALIGTGDSRVFTYGAEDAEGTSGVGSSYTVYALAADTGKELWRTPTGSGETASVPDSTQGAATAVSEGVITAYGSQGDQYALLDAETGKVRWRQPKPDTRGDCVLDSAADRAYLICTTVMNDEEEEAAESTVFEIDTATGKTRWTVEAEGGLEMLGRQGGRLVFADGRPTARDLTLIDVSSQALTVRRLAKPRPEASRAYLVRGTVYFTRSSGGVRAVSPSTGRTLWESNSTLERQGPPTASATHVYFASPSGRLAALNARSGKVEDTRPGRDDGGRIDSALVTSGAPLLLVGDALYVPYGVRSVYTVDVRDL, encoded by the coding sequence ATGGCGCTGCGCGATTCTGACCCGGCGGAGGTGGGCGGCTACCGCATCGAGGACCGCCTCGGCTCCGGCGGCATGGGTGTCGTCTACCTGGCCCGCTCGGCCTCCGGCCGCCGCCTCGCTGTCAAGGTCGTGCACAGCCAGTACGCCGACGACGACGAGTTCCGCGCCCGTTTCCGCCGCGAGGTGGCCGCCGCCCGCCAGGTCAGTGGCGCCTTCACGGCCCCCGTCGTGGACGCGGACGCCGACGCCACGCACCCCTGGATGGCCACCCTCTACATACCGGGCGCGGACCTCGGCACCCATGTCCGCGAGCACGGCCCTCTCCCGCTGCCCCGCCTGCGCGGCCTCGCCGCCGGCCTCGCCGAGGCGCTGCGCGACATCCACCGCGCCGGAGTCGTCCACCGCGACCTGAAACCGGCCAACGTGATGCTCGCCGAGGACGGCCCCCGCGTCATCGACTTCGGCATCTCCCGCGCCGCCGAGTTCGCCGCCTCCGACGTCCTCACCCAGACCGGCCGCGTCATGGGCACCCCGCCCTTCATGTCCCCGGAGCAGTTCGCCGCCCCCCAGGACGTCGGCCCGGCCGCCGACATGTTCTCCCTCGGCTCGGTCCTCACCTACGCCGCCACCTGCCGCGGCCCCTTCGACAGCCCGAGCCCGTACGAAACGGCCCTGCGCGTCGTCGAGGGCGAGCCGGACCTCACCGGCGTCCCCGACGAACTGCTCCCCTTCATCCGACTCTGCCTGGAGAAGCACCGGAAAGACCGCCCCGCCGCGGACGAACTGTTCACGCTGCTCCGTGAGGGCGGCACCCCCGGCCCGCTCCTGGTGCCCGGCACCGGTGCACCGCGCCCCGTACGGCTGTGGCCGGGCGCCCCGCCGACCGAGCCGGCCGGCGCCGCATGGCCCGACGCGGCCCGCTCCGAACGGGACGAAACGTCACACCGCCTGCCCGAGGAGGCGGACGCCGAACGGGACGAGTCGCGGCACCCCCGGCCCGGCAGAATCCCGACGCAACAGCACCAGCCGCCACCTGACCCGGCCGGGGCACCGGCACCCGGGGCGGAACGCACCCGCGGCCGCCGCAGGCACGGACTGCTGCTGGTCACGGCCGCGGTGGCCGTCGCGCTCGCCGCGATCGTCACCACCACCGTCACCCTGATCCGCGACAACGACCGCCCACCCTCGTCCACCGCCAAGGCGGCCGACCTGCCCGAGGGCTGGAAGCCGTGGGTCGCCACGGTGAAGTCCCCGGAAGGCGACAAGGGCGGCCTGGGCGGGACCGACACGTCCCTCAAGGGCTGCTCCGTCGTCGACACCTCCCTGGTGTGTGCCGGCTCCGACCTCATGGCGACCCGCTTCGGTCTCACCGACGGCCGCAACACCTGGAGCCGGGCCGTCGACCCCACACCCGGCGGCGCCTTCGGCGACGAGGGCGCGCTCATCGGCACCGGCGACAGCCGCGTCTTCACCTACGGGGCGGAAGACGCGGAAGGAACGAGCGGCGTCGGGTCCAGCTACACGGTCTACGCCCTGGCCGCCGACACCGGCAAGGAACTCTGGCGGACCCCGACCGGCAGCGGTGAGACGGCATCGGTCCCCGACAGCACGCAGGGCGCCGCCACGGCCGTGTCCGAGGGTGTCATCACCGCCTACGGATCACAGGGCGACCAGTACGCCCTGCTCGACGCGGAGACCGGCAAGGTCCGCTGGCGGCAGCCGAAGCCGGACACCCGGGGCGACTGCGTGCTGGACTCGGCGGCCGACCGTGCCTATCTGATCTGCACGACCGTGATGAACGACGAGGAAGAGGAAGCCGCCGAGAGCACCGTCTTCGAGATCGACACGGCCACCGGGAAGACCCGCTGGACCGTCGAGGCCGAGGGCGGCCTGGAAATGCTCGGCCGGCAGGGGGGACGCCTGGTGTTCGCGGACGGCCGGCCCACGGCCCGCGACCTCACCCTGATCGACGTCTCCTCGCAGGCGCTCACCGTGCGCCGACTGGCGAAGCCCCGGCCCGAGGCGTCGAGGGCGTACCTGGTGCGCGGCACCGTCTACTTCACGCGCAGCAGCGGCGGCGTCCGCGCCGTCTCGCCGAGCACCGGACGGACGCTGTGGGAATCCAACTCCACCCTGGAGCGGCAGGGGCCGCCGACCGCCTCCGCCACTCACGTGTACTTCGCCTCGCCCAGCGGCCGCCTGGCAGCCCTGAACGCGCGCAGCGGCAAGGTCGAGGACACCCGGCCCGGCCGCGACGACGGCGGCCGGATCGACAGCGCGCTCGTCACTTCGGGAGCACCGCTCCTCCTCGTCGGCGACGCCCTGTACGTCCCGTACGGCGTCCGGTCCGTGTACACCGTGGACGTCCGGGACCTCTGA
- a CDS encoding acyltransferase family protein, whose amino-acid sequence MPSPRSPQSTQKKQNGKQRDAFFDNAKYLAIVLVAMGHAWEPLKGDSRTLEAAYQVVYAFHMPAFIIISGYFSRSFDMRPDRLKRLITGVAVPYIIFETAYPLFKRVIDNDPHQEISLLDPWYLTWFLVALFIWRLTTPIWNLVRWPLPLALGLAMLATVTPEIGDDLDLQRVLQFLPFFVLGLVMKPEHFHMVRRRSVRIASVPVFAAALAFSWWAVPRMNTAWFYHRDAAQELGAPWWTGPVMVLAMFGCSLVLTACFFAWVPRRHMWFTALGAGTLYGYLLHGFLVKAGDYEGWFEASWLHQPAGEILVTVLAAAVVTVLCTKPVQRVFRFAMEPKMEWAFKRDAAELARERQSAERREREREKVNA is encoded by the coding sequence GTGCCGAGCCCCCGCTCGCCGCAGAGCACGCAGAAGAAGCAGAACGGCAAGCAGCGCGACGCGTTCTTCGACAACGCCAAGTACCTCGCGATCGTGCTGGTGGCCATGGGCCACGCCTGGGAGCCGCTCAAGGGCGACAGCCGGACACTCGAGGCGGCGTACCAGGTCGTCTACGCGTTCCACATGCCGGCGTTCATCATCATCTCCGGCTACTTCTCCCGCAGTTTCGACATGCGGCCCGACCGGCTGAAGCGCCTGATCACCGGCGTCGCCGTGCCGTACATCATCTTCGAGACGGCCTATCCGCTCTTCAAGCGGGTCATCGACAACGACCCGCACCAGGAGATCAGCCTCCTCGACCCCTGGTACCTGACCTGGTTCCTGGTCGCGCTGTTCATCTGGCGCCTGACCACCCCCATCTGGAACCTGGTGCGCTGGCCGCTCCCGCTCGCGCTGGGTCTCGCCATGCTGGCGACCGTCACCCCGGAGATCGGTGACGACCTGGACCTGCAGCGCGTCCTGCAGTTCCTGCCGTTCTTCGTGCTGGGCCTGGTGATGAAGCCCGAGCACTTCCACATGGTGCGCCGCCGTTCGGTGCGGATCGCCTCGGTGCCCGTGTTCGCCGCCGCGCTGGCCTTCAGCTGGTGGGCGGTGCCGCGCATGAACACCGCGTGGTTCTACCACCGGGACGCCGCGCAGGAACTGGGCGCCCCGTGGTGGACCGGCCCGGTCATGGTCCTCGCGATGTTCGGCTGCTCCCTGGTACTGACGGCCTGCTTCTTCGCCTGGGTGCCGCGCCGCCACATGTGGTTCACCGCCCTCGGCGCCGGCACGCTCTACGGCTACCTGCTGCACGGCTTCCTGGTGAAGGCCGGCGACTACGAGGGCTGGTTCGAGGCGTCCTGGCTGCACCAGCCGGCCGGCGAGATCCTCGTGACCGTCCTCGCGGCCGCCGTCGTGACGGTGCTGTGCACCAAGCCGGTGCAGCGCGTCTTCCGGTTCGCGATGGAGCCGAAGATGGAATGGGCCTTCAAGAGGGACGCCGCCGAACTCGCCCGCGAACGCCAGAGCGCCGAGCGGCGCGAGCGGGAGCGGGAGAAGGTCAACGCCTGA
- a CDS encoding HD domain-containing protein: MTLAQVEAAARAAHSGQTDKAGRPYAEHLRAVAEGVRARGGDEEQIAAAWLHDAVEDDALSTQWLREAALSSRTKDIVLAVTKRAGEPPETYAARILATSGALLVKESDLAHNADPARLAVLDEATRTRLTEKYARMRALLGLVG; this comes from the coding sequence ATGACCCTGGCCCAGGTCGAGGCCGCCGCCCGCGCCGCGCACAGCGGCCAGACCGACAAGGCGGGACGGCCCTACGCCGAACACCTCCGGGCCGTGGCGGAGGGCGTACGGGCGCGGGGCGGCGACGAGGAGCAGATCGCGGCGGCGTGGCTGCACGACGCCGTCGAGGACGACGCCCTCTCCACGCAGTGGCTGCGCGAGGCCGCGCTGAGCAGCCGTACGAAGGACATCGTCCTCGCGGTCACCAAACGGGCGGGGGAGCCGCCGGAGACGTACGCAGCGCGGATCCTCGCCACGTCCGGCGCGCTGCTGGTGAAGGAGTCGGACCTGGCGCACAACGCGGACCCGGCCCGTCTCGCGGTCCTCGACGAGGCGACCCGCACACGACTGACCGAGAAGTACGCACGGATGCGCGCACTTCTCGGTCTCGTCGGATGA
- a CDS encoding PP2C family protein-serine/threonine phosphatase: MASGRERRAEAETFTARLNKQWHRVRVGVRRAAVDYFRGNGSDWIALAGLLLMVPLIAAATLANSVWFSPAALVLPVVVGGLLLRPASLLGLYAAAATALIVESVRLGPYTEGPSRVTPGVVLVVAACGFFGLLLAQFRSRVGVPWRRGGTMLFDLRERIRVQSKLPDLPDGWHREMALRPAGGQSFSGDFVVAARTNGGRTLEVVLTDVSGKGMDAGSRALLLSGAFGGLLGSLPPHAFLPAANGYLLRQDWDEGFATSIHLVLDLDSGDYELYTAGHPPGLQLSAGSGRWEEKAAEGPLLGVYDGAQFDPVKGSLRPGDVLMLFTDGLVETADRDIVEGIDRLTGEADRYVAGGFHGAAWHLIEAVAKDVNDDRALLLICREGPTAAATR, encoded by the coding sequence ATGGCATCAGGACGAGAGCGGCGCGCGGAAGCCGAGACGTTCACGGCCCGGTTGAACAAGCAGTGGCACCGGGTCCGCGTCGGCGTGCGCCGAGCGGCCGTGGACTACTTCCGCGGCAACGGCTCGGACTGGATCGCCCTGGCCGGTCTGCTCCTGATGGTTCCCCTGATCGCGGCGGCGACGCTGGCGAACTCGGTGTGGTTCTCACCGGCCGCGCTGGTGCTGCCCGTCGTCGTGGGCGGGCTGCTGCTGCGCCCGGCGAGTCTGCTCGGCCTGTACGCGGCGGCGGCCACGGCACTGATCGTGGAGTCGGTGCGGCTCGGCCCGTACACCGAGGGCCCGTCGAGGGTCACCCCGGGCGTCGTGCTCGTGGTCGCGGCCTGCGGCTTCTTCGGGCTGCTCCTGGCGCAGTTCCGCAGCCGGGTCGGTGTGCCCTGGCGGCGCGGCGGCACCATGCTCTTCGACCTGCGCGAACGCATCCGGGTGCAGAGCAAGCTGCCCGACCTGCCGGACGGCTGGCACCGGGAGATGGCGCTGCGCCCGGCGGGCGGCCAGTCGTTCTCGGGCGACTTCGTGGTGGCGGCGCGCACCAACGGCGGCCGTACGCTCGAAGTCGTCCTCACCGACGTCTCCGGCAAGGGCATGGACGCGGGCTCCCGTGCCCTGCTGCTGTCCGGTGCGTTCGGCGGTCTGCTCGGTTCCCTGCCACCGCACGCCTTCCTTCCGGCCGCGAACGGCTACCTGCTACGCCAGGACTGGGACGAGGGCTTCGCCACCTCCATCCACCTGGTCCTCGACCTGGACTCCGGCGACTACGAGCTCTACACCGCGGGCCACCCGCCGGGCCTCCAGCTCAGCGCCGGCAGCGGCCGCTGGGAGGAGAAGGCGGCCGAGGGCCCGCTCCTCGGGGTGTACGACGGTGCCCAGTTCGACCCGGTGAAGGGCTCACTGCGCCCCGGGGACGTGCTGATGCTGTTCACGGACGGCCTGGTGGAGACCGCCGACCGCGACATCGTCGAGGGCATCGACCGCCTCACCGGCGAGGCCGACCGCTATGTGGCGGGCGGCTTCCACGGTGCGGCCTGGCACCTCATCGAGGCCGTGGCCAAGGACGTCAACGACGACCGGGCCCTGCTGCTGATCTGCCGCGAGGGGCCGACGGCTGCCGCGACCCGCTGA
- a CDS encoding GNAT family N-acetyltransferase, producing MAADANGLSPDVRVLRQDDWDKWYDTLIRGFGGVPESAEERELWNSLTEFDRSLGVWDGDECVGTAGAFSFRLTVPGGASLPVAGVTMVSVAATHRRRGLLTSMMRRQLDDVRAWGEPLAVLTASEPAIYGRFGYGNATVSLTAEIDTTRVRLSVPDGTDDVRVRYAVPADVLDVCEVVYARLVPARPGMLARRPGWERLGVLDPASEREGASPLQCVLAERDGETVGYARYRVKPEWELSGSNGKVVVEDLAALDPAADAALWRFLFGIDLTSKVTMRGRPVDDAWQYLVSDPRRCQPWLRDSLYVRPVRVGAALEARTYQRPVDVVFEVEDTFCPWNAGRWRLSGDPKGASCERTTDAADVALSVRELGAAYLGGVSLAALGAAGRVREIRPGALAEASLGFGTGVPPWLPHGF from the coding sequence ATGGCAGCTGACGCGAACGGCCTCTCGCCCGACGTGCGGGTCCTCCGCCAGGACGATTGGGACAAGTGGTACGACACCCTGATCCGGGGCTTCGGAGGGGTGCCGGAGTCCGCCGAGGAGCGGGAGTTGTGGAACTCGCTGACCGAGTTCGACCGTTCACTCGGTGTCTGGGACGGGGACGAGTGCGTGGGGACGGCCGGGGCGTTCAGCTTCCGGCTGACCGTGCCCGGCGGCGCGTCCCTGCCGGTCGCGGGCGTCACGATGGTCAGCGTGGCCGCCACGCATCGCCGGCGCGGCCTGCTGACCTCCATGATGCGGCGGCAGCTGGACGATGTGCGCGCGTGGGGTGAGCCGCTGGCCGTGCTCACCGCGTCCGAGCCCGCGATCTACGGGCGGTTCGGATACGGCAACGCGACCGTCTCGTTGACCGCGGAGATCGACACGACCCGGGTACGGCTGTCGGTGCCGGACGGTACGGATGACGTACGGGTGCGGTACGCGGTGCCGGCCGATGTGCTCGACGTGTGCGAGGTGGTGTACGCCCGGCTGGTCCCGGCGCGGCCCGGGATGCTGGCCCGGCGGCCCGGCTGGGAGCGGCTCGGGGTGCTCGATCCGGCGAGCGAACGGGAGGGGGCGTCGCCCCTGCAGTGCGTGCTCGCCGAGCGGGACGGGGAGACGGTGGGGTACGCGCGGTACCGCGTCAAGCCCGAGTGGGAGCTGTCCGGGTCCAACGGCAAGGTGGTCGTCGAGGACCTGGCGGCGCTGGACCCCGCGGCGGACGCGGCGCTGTGGCGGTTCCTGTTCGGGATCGACCTGACGTCGAAGGTGACCATGCGGGGGCGTCCGGTGGACGACGCGTGGCAGTACCTGGTGTCCGACCCGCGCCGGTGCCAGCCGTGGTTGCGGGACTCGCTGTACGTGCGGCCGGTGCGGGTGGGGGCCGCGCTGGAGGCGCGGACGTATCAGAGGCCGGTGGATGTGGTGTTCGAGGTGGAGGACACGTTCTGCCCCTGGAACGCCGGGCGTTGGCGGCTGAGCGGGGATCCGAAGGGTGCGTCCTGCGAGCGTACGACGGATGCGGCTGATGTCGCCCTGTCGGTACGGGAGTTGGGCGCGGCGTACCTCGGGGGTGTCTCGCTGGCCGCGCTGGGGGCGGCCGGGCGCGTGCGGGAGATTCGGCCGGGGGCGCTGGCGGAGGCGTCGCTCGGGTTCGGGACGGGTGTGCCGCCCTGGTTGCCGCACGGGTTCTGA
- a CDS encoding Fpg/Nei family DNA glycosylase, with amino-acid sequence MPEGHTIHRLAQDYAAAFLGTKPRTTSPQGKFTPAATLLTGTELTHTEAHGKHLFLGFRDTDWVHIHLGLFGKVTFGPAPEPPPTDTVRLRLANATTYVDLRGPTTCALITPPEKQAIHDRLGPDPLRDDADPDTAYRRITRSRTTIAALLMDQKVIAGVGNVYRAEVLFRHRIDPYRAGKDITPTEWHAIWTDLVDLMHEGVRNNRIDTVRPEHTPEAMGRPPRVDDHGGEVYVYRRANLPCHICGGEIRTADLAARNLFWCPACQRP; translated from the coding sequence GTGCCGGAAGGCCACACCATCCACCGCCTCGCCCAGGACTACGCCGCCGCCTTCCTCGGCACAAAACCCCGCACCACCAGCCCCCAGGGCAAGTTCACCCCCGCCGCCACCCTCCTCACCGGCACGGAACTCACCCACACGGAAGCCCACGGCAAACACCTCTTCCTAGGCTTCCGCGACACCGACTGGGTCCACATCCACCTCGGCCTCTTCGGCAAGGTCACCTTCGGCCCGGCCCCCGAACCTCCCCCCACCGACACCGTCCGCCTCCGCCTGGCGAACGCGACCACCTACGTGGACCTCCGAGGCCCCACCACCTGCGCCCTCATCACACCCCCGGAGAAGCAGGCAATACACGACCGCCTGGGCCCGGACCCCCTCCGCGACGACGCCGACCCGGACACCGCGTACCGCCGCATCACCCGCAGCCGTACGACGATCGCCGCCCTCCTCATGGACCAGAAGGTCATCGCCGGCGTCGGAAACGTCTACCGCGCCGAGGTCCTCTTCCGGCACCGCATCGACCCGTACCGCGCCGGCAAGGACATCACCCCCACCGAGTGGCACGCGATCTGGACCGACCTCGTCGACCTCATGCACGAGGGCGTCCGCAACAACCGCATCGACACCGTCCGCCCGGAGCACACCCCGGAGGCGATGGGCCGCCCACCCCGCGTGGACGACCACGGCGGCGAGGTGTACGTCTACCGCAGGGCCAACCTGCCCTGCCACATCTGCGGTGGCGAGATCCGCACCGCCGACCTCGCCGCCCGCAACCTCTTCTGGTGCCCGGCCTGCCAACGCCCCTGA